A region of Leptospiraceae bacterium DNA encodes the following proteins:
- the aqpZ gene encoding aquaporin Z: MKKYFAELIGTFWLVLGGCGSAVLAAAFPNVGIGLLGVSFAFGLTVLTMAYAIGHISGCHLNPAITIGLTLAGRADKKDLFPYILAQVIGGILGAAILYLIASGASGFNLSAGFASNGFGEHSPGQYSLVAGFIVELVMTAVFLFVIMGATDERAPAGFAPIAIGLCLTLIHLISIPVTNTSVNPARSTAMAVFVGGWAVSQLWLFWLAPIIGGVIGSLTYKFIASKD, from the coding sequence ATGAAAAAGTATTTTGCAGAATTAATTGGTACATTTTGGTTGGTGCTTGGAGGATGCGGAAGTGCCGTTTTAGCAGCAGCTTTCCCTAATGTAGGAATCGGTCTTTTAGGAGTCTCTTTTGCTTTCGGTCTTACCGTATTAACTATGGCTTATGCAATAGGCCATATTTCCGGCTGCCACTTAAACCCGGCCATTACAATAGGACTAACATTAGCAGGAAGAGCTGATAAAAAAGATTTGTTTCCTTATATCCTTGCACAGGTTATAGGAGGAATCCTGGGAGCTGCCATACTCTACCTGATAGCAAGCGGTGCATCCGGTTTCAATCTTTCAGCAGGTTTTGCCAGTAACGGATTTGGAGAACACTCACCCGGTCAGTATTCCTTAGTAGCCGGATTCATTGTCGAGTTAGTTATGACAGCCGTATTTCTTTTTGTAATTATGGGAGCAACTGACGAGCGGGCACCCGCAGGTTTCGCACCAATAGCCATAGGACTTTGTTTGACACTCATTCACCTGATAAGCATCCCGGTAACAAATACCTCGGTTAATCCGGCAAGGTCTACCGCTATGGCAGTATTTGTAGGTGGATGGGCAGTATCCCAACTCTGGTTATTCTGGTTAGCACCTATCATCGGGGGAGTAATCGGTTCCCTGACATACAAATTTATTGCAAGCAAAGACTGA